A region of the Fulvia fulva chromosome 7, complete sequence genome:
CCCACACCATGTCGCATGTGCTACGGCAGACCCCCCTGACGCCGTCCTGCCCTTGTTTCCTCGTCGCTCGATGCTCGATCGCAGAGCTCAAGTGACTGCCTGCCAGATGGAAGGAGTGCACACGTAGTGGTCGCATATACACTTTGGAGGCGGAAAGCCATTGGACAATCGGCAATGAATAGGCTCATGGTACCTTGCAGATGGGGCTTGCTCCTGATCCCTCATGCATGGCCCAGTGAAACGCAAAAAAAAAGCTTCGGGGCGGAGGATGTGACGGCAGAAGAACATTGCCTGTACGCCGCCCCCAGCTCATCATCGTGCGGGTGGCGAAACTGTTGCAACGAGCTCTGAGAGGACGTACCATCGACAGCGCTCCTTTGCGGTCGGCGGCGCATGAATTGTGTGTACTACGCTGACGAGATTAAATGTCTTTAGCGCGCCCGGCCGTGCTTCTGCAGCACTCCTGATTAAGCGGCCTGATCTTCCCGTCCAACGCCAACGGCTTTTCTGCCAACTGTGACTCCATAGGCCGGAGCAACGTCCATTCCCTCGCGTCCCAGACATCGCGTCCCAAACACAGGCACTGCCCGCTCGCTTCTGCTCATCAGCGCACAAACAAACACACCCTCACGCATTCGCCATCCACCGAGACGTGTCGACCACGAGGAGCGGAAGTTGACGCTGCCATCTCCGCGCGCGAATCGATTGTTTGCAAACTTGCATGCCACACCCGGCTGCCCACAGACGCGACACCACAGCACCACCTCCCATCTCCGACCCGTTCACCCACTGCAGCACCAGCACCGAGTCACACATCGATCCAGCGACACGCGAAGCGCATGATTTCAAATGCTCCCTGGCCTTGCGACACGCCGACATAGGAGCATTCTACGTCTAGCGACCACCCACTACATCACACCAAATCTGCGCATCAGCACCTGCGAGGGAAAGGGCAGTGAAGGCCCTCGCCGGCTGTCGCACTGATCACTGGACCGCGGCATCATAGCATCCGGCATACTCGAGGCAGCCTCGATCCACACTCATTTGCAGGTACGTGCTGCACCTTCTGCTTTCAATGCCTGTCTGCCCGCCTTCCTTTCCTGCATTATCACACGCGCACACCCATGGAAGCTGCAGAACCTCACTCACCGCGACCACTCCAAGGCCAATGCCGCACCAGCGCGAACGTCACTTGTACTGACTTATATAGCGTCACCATGTCTAAGCTGTTCTCCAAGAAGAAGGCCAACAACGATGCCACCCTCTCCAACGAACAGGCGCTCAATGCGCTCTCACAGCCGGCTTCACCAACACTCAACAAGAAGTCTTCCAGCAGCCGGTGGAAGAAGAGCAAGAAGCCACAGCCCGAAGCAAAACCACAGCTCGACCTCTCAGCAGCACTACCATCGACAGACGACTTCCGAACCAGTTTGCTCATGCCCAGCCTATCGACGCGATTCAGCATGCTTAGAGAGCAGGACGATCCGAACTCGTTGATTGGCAAAGCGAGCGATGACAGCGTGCTACAACCCCGGCGGAAGTCACGCATGATGAACGACTTTGGCTTTGCATCCACGGCGCTGGGTGACATTGCAGAGGTCTCTTCCATCCAGGGCTCCGTTCGCCCGCCGTTTACCCGAAGTAGTCGCGAGAACTCATATGTCTCAGATGACGGCGGCTATGGCAGTGAAGCTGATGCCACGCAGAGCGTCATGAGTCGATCAAGACCGGGCGAAGGCAATGTTCTGTTTGGAGGTCGCCAGAAGGTCTACAAGATCCCGAACAGTGGTGCAACCTCCACCCGCAGTTTAGGCAAGCTTGTCTACGAGGATGATGTCGGCATGTCAGCATTCCAGAAGTACCGGCACAGAGAAAGGGAATTCGATGAAAGCCAATTGCCTCGCCCCTCAGATGAGAGTCAGGGGTTTAACTTCGGCCTTGAAGGTTCCCACGATGGGCTCGACACCTTGCCTAATGACTCCGCCAAAGACCTGTCTCACTCACCATCGCTTTCTTCTTATGAGAAGAAGAGGTCGACAACATCGTCCATGGCACGCTCAGATGCACGTTCTTCTACAGCAGCGACATCTATTGCTTCTCAACAAGCAGTGAGCGCGCAGCCATCTCCTGGACACGCACCAGCAGGTGCAGCTACAGCCGCGACATCGAGCACAGCCGCGAATGTCGCCCCGATCACAATGTCTGCACCACTACTCGAACGACCCAACCCCAAAGCGCGAAGACTCTACGATCAAGGCCTCGATCAACACATGCACGAGCAACAGTCGTCTGCCATTACTCGACTCAACTCGATTCAAAAGCAACGCACTATCGGCGGTATGAAGTCTCCACCGTTTTTGCAAGGTGCAAAGAGCACCGGTAACCTCAACGATCGATCGACTGAGCCATTTACAGCTTTCCGCGGACAGTCGCCGCCACCCACTGCACCACTTCCCGCGCTGACAACTCTTGGATCGTTCAGACACCCTCAGTCAGGTTCCTCGAGTCCGGCGCCAAGTGGACCGGCGTCTCCAATTGACGCCCCAAACAATGTGTTGACTCAAGCTCTGGAACCAGCTGATCGTGGTAAAGCGACCGCGATGGGTGCATTCAACAAACCGGCACATGCATTCGACGAGAACCAATATCTGGAACGCCAGAAGGCACTTCAGCGATCAAACTCCAGCGCGGTGATGAAGAAGTCGGGCAGTATTTCTGCTGCGAAGCCACGCACAGAGAGGTCTGAATACAACGGCAACCAGTCCCCAGATCTCTTTGCTCGCAGCAGAACGCCATCCGATGCTCCGAGTCACCATGAGATGACCAAGAAGGCTTACAACATGTTTCAGAATGCGGCGAATCACTTGCCAGCGCCATCTGCAGACCAACGCTCAGACTCGCCCGCCAAGTCACCACCGCTCCCAGACACGCATCGAACCTTCTTTGGCAATATCAGCGCCAGCGACGACGAGGATGATGGAGAAGAGGAGCGGATTGCACAGTCATTCGACCAGCCGGAGTATGGCTACGGCAACTACCAGACACGATGGCAGCCTACACCACTTCAGTCTGTGTCTGAGCACCCCTCCACCCAGAATGATAGGTGGAAGACGACCTTGGTCGAGGAAGAGGATGAATTTGATGTGAAGCCACTGGCTCCGAAGGCTTCAGCCTCCTCGCTCCGCATCAATGCTCCTGCGGCGTCGTTCCAAATTCCACAGCCGCTGGACTCTCCAACGCTAGGTCCTCAAGCGCAAGCCTTGAACGGCATGGTCCATCATCTCCGTCAACGAAGTAACAACTCTTCGATCTACCCAACAGAGGAGGTGGCACAACAAGAAGATGAAGAAGAGGTTCCAGAAGTGCCGGAACTGCCTTGGACCACCAAAAAATCGGATTCGTTCAACCGTGTTGCGAACACAACCCCGGAAGCTCAGTCAGCACGTGAGTCGACCTATGCTGTGTCGAATCCTTGGGACCTCGATGAACAGAGCGCGGGTGCATCTCGGGCAAGTCGCGCTTCTGAAGCTGTGAGCACAGTGGACCGATCCTCGAACGCATTGAGTCCAGTGGGTCAATCTTTGATGGCTCAGTTCAGTCCAGTAGAGAGGACATCGAGTCCTCGATTCCCGTCAACAAGTCGGCAGCCATCAGTCGTCCAGGACTCGTCATCAAGATTCGCACATCCGACTGCACGAGATTCGGAGGCGTCGTTCTCCAACGAGAATAGCGTACCTACTTGGCAACAGGAACTGCACAAACAGCACACTCGAGATGCAAGCACAGCCACTCAGCAGGAACGCGAAGCCTTCCAGAGCGAGTTGGCAGCACGGCGCGCCGCTATCCAGGAAGGACTCAAGCAGAAGGTCGAGTGGGAAGCTCACTCACGGGGCACTAGCCCTGCGCCTGGTGCAATGAGGGCGTTCGGAATGCTGCGATCGAAGACTAGTAGAGAATCGTTCGTCCACGCACAAGATCAGCCTCAAAAGGGTGTTCGAGCTCTGGGCATTAACGGCGCCAGCAGCACCAGCCTGGTCGACTCCGTTCGGCCTCGTGGGAACTCATCGCCAAGACCTCCACTGCCAAATGCTCAGCATCCTGCCTTCAAACAAGATGGTCCAGGTCCATCAACAAGAGATGCGGACACTGTGCAGGGCGCTAGAGAGCTGGCATCGAGTCGAGGTCCAGCAAGTCGTGCTCGTAGCCGCTCCAATTCCACTGCTACCACGGGACGTTCTCGCAGCCGCACAGGTCCATACCGAGACGATCTGGAGAAAGCTATGATCGAGGGTCACGGTACCTCTGCAGCGGCACATACACCAGATGTGTCGCCGTTTCCTGGTGCCTCACCGGCCATTGGTAGCGACGGAACCGGCCGCCAGAGCGACGAGGACAGACGCAATGCTGCCAACTATTTCGAGGCCCGGGCTGCACCCGCCAACAAAGGTCCATCGCCGAATGGTCTGACTCCTACAGTATACACGCCTGGTCGCCCAGTTCCTGTGGCGAATCCGTATTCGCAGAATCACACTCCTGCGCTCAACGGCACTAGTCCGTCAATTGAGTTGTCGCACTCTCCAATCACCCCGTCTTCCGCGCGCCCCGGTGGCTTGCGCAAGATTACAATTTCCAAGGCAGATATCTCTGAGCCAAAGCTCATATCTTCCACCTCCAATGTCGACACAGTCGACCTGCCTCCTGGAGCGTCGCTGAAGAACGGCATGGAAGATGCTCCACCGATCCCACCGATCAAACCAAAACGTCGGGGGACACGAAAGCTCTTTAGCAGAAACCGGTCGGACTCCACTGGCGACCACGAGATCAAGGCAACATCGTCCGATCCATCTCTCAACACATCGCCTAAGCGCGAGTTTCAATTCCCGCCCAGCAACGTGGTGCGCATGCCAGCAATCGTCTCGCCACAAGACTTTCACTCGAGCCCAGCCGTGCCACAAGTCGGCTTTGTCACTCCAGGCTCACCTGAGCGCGTCCAGCGCTCCACTTCTACCACCACAGCTCCCAAGCGATCAGTCACAGCTCCGCTGTCAGCGCCTCTGGATGGTAGCATGTTCTAATGATACACAAGATCTCGTAGCTGCGATTTGAAATCAGCAGACGACGATAGACGCGCATCGACCGCGCAAACACTACGGAGGCAACTTCACTTCATTGTACGACTATTACAGCAGAAAAAGGGGCGTCGGCCATGTCCCCGGCGCATGACTGCTTTCGAAACAAAACAAGATTCCCCATGTAGCGACTACGAACGACTTTACGGATGTGTGGCGAGGTTCTACAGGAATGTGAAAGGACGGCGTGAGGAGGATGAGGAGGAGAGGGGTGCTGGGGAAGACGAAACTGCTTGTTTGTTGCGGGATTGCTTTTTTCATCTTTGATGTGGATTTAGCGATGCACGATACCATCAGATGCGAAGCAAGGCTGTTACGATGAGGGCGTGCTTTTAGTGTGTAGCGATGATTGAGCCCCATGGGGACGAAGAAATAATGTCCTACACCATGAATGAGCTGTATCAATTCACAGTATGGGCGATCCTGCCGCCACGGCTAACATTGTGGCATAGCAAGTCGAGCAAGTCTGCCACGAACTAGGACCTCAAAAGACACAGAACACGAAGAAGCACAAAAGTTCGGCGGTATCTCAGTTCTCATTCAGTTGGTATCATCGCTTCGTACTAGTACACACATTCCCCAATCCAATCTTCATCTGGCTAACCATGCCACCCACGCGCCGAGTCACTGGCACGACTCTCCCTTCGTAACGCCTCGCTTCATCTCATGCCTGCCTTCGCTAGTAGTACATCCAATCCTTCCAAGCAAGACCTTCTACTTCCTCGTCGTAAAATCCGTCTCAAGATCTGACGAAGCTCCCGATCCTGAGGTCTCGGTGTTGTTGCAGTTACAGCTGTTAGCGCTGCGCTTGCCGCATGCACATGCGTCGCCGGCGGCGGGCTTGGCGTTTTCTGTTGGGGCGCGGGAGCAGGTGCAGGAGTTGGCTGGGCGTTGGTCTGGAATGGGATGTCGTGTTAGTAGACTGTATCGAGGGTGTGGTGGTTTGAGGGGAGGGAGTGGGGCAAGAAAACGTACGGCAGGAACATCTCGCGCCGGAGAGGTTGTTCTCGACTTGTGCTTGGGAGCAGTTGCAGTGGAGGGCGGGTTTTTTGCCGCAGGAGCAGGTGGCTTCTGTTGCGCAGGCGCAGGCGCCGGCGGGGTTTTTGTTGCCGCAGCAGGTTGAGGGGATTGAGGTGGTGGGCGTGGAGGACATGGTTGGTGAGTGAgtgagtgggagtgttgtGGTTGTGGGAGGGTTGGTTGGTGGTGATGATGGAGGACAGGatgtggtggtggtggtagTGGTGAGTGTTTATTGTTGGATGTGAGTTGGATGTTGATTGAGAAGTAAGGTAGGTCGTGTGTCTTTATGTACCTCGATCCTCGCAGGCAAACATCTGATATCCAGACCCAGACTATCTGATGTCGGTCATTCCTTTGACGCGTGTGTAATCACAAGCACCGTGATTCGCTCGCTTATCCTCCCACTAACCACACATGGCAATCTTTCTCCCCTCTAGCACGAGTTTCCATGACTGATCTTGCCACTTGGTGGTCAATGGCAATGGAATGCTTCCGATTGCATGTGCTTCCTGACCTCGCCTAGGACGTACCCGCTCCCATTCACAATGGGTTACGACGCGTTTACTGGTTCATGAGCAGATACATGTACGCACTATCGGCTCTTCGCTTCAGGCTTTGTCATCTAGTGTTGAGGTAACATGCCAGGTAAAGTCCCGGGACACGAGGTGGCGGCGACGCTGAGGTCGGGTGTGCTTTTTGCGTTCTTCGTAGGTCTCTTGATGCTCTTGTGACAATGTCTCGTTGATCTCGAGACCTTACGAAGCTGCTGTCACGTACTTTGCGTCTCGCAACAGCGCAAACGGTAATTCTTTGAAGCATCCGACAATAAACACACGACATCCATGGCATCGGCAAATTTCAAGGCGTCTCCATCTCACGAGCTCTACACCGATGGCGACAATGACAGGCAAGATGATGGGGACCAGGTCTGAACATGATGAAAAATCGCAGTGATGCCATTTCTAAACGTCATATAAAACATCTATACGCCCATCCCATCCATGCCTGCTTCCAGAACAAGAAACGCCATGCCCCAACATCAGAGGTGTACACGCTTCGCTTCTATGCCACGCCGTCTGTACAATACATTGTAATCACATTTCACGCCAATCGCACTTGCATCCGCTCAAAAAGCCGAGATCGCCACGGCGATGACCTGAGCGTCACTGTGGCTGATGGACACAGTCGTCGACTTAACGCCGGCCTTCGAGGCGGCTTCTTTGGCTTGGCCGTGTAGCTGTGAAGGTATGTTAGTATCTGTCCATTGGTTATGGTGTTGTGGGTGGTCACTTACAGTCACCTGAGGCGCGCCAGACTCATCAGCGACGATCTCAATCTCCTTCATAGGCTGGCCGGCTCCCTGGCTGGCGACCTTCAAGCTCTTGAAGATAGCCTCCTTCGCGCTCCACCTGCCGACGAAGCTGGCTTGAGGTGAAGACGCCTTGCGGCAGTATGCGATCTCAGCCGGTGTGAAGTTGCGCTCAATGAAGGTATCGTTCGTGATGTCAATCGCGTCGATACTCTCAATGTCGACACCTGGATTCGAGTTGGCAGATGCATTGACCTTCATCAAGGTCTCGACCATTTCGGTGGTGTTCTTGTCAGTTGGCTTGACAGGCGACTTCTTTGGGTAGGTGAACTCGGCGCTCTTCTTGTCTGCAGAGACGCGAGCATCTGGGTTGAGGAAGACCTGGCTCTGCTGTGCGTCCTCGTATGGCGACTTGCTCTTGGCGCGGAACATGGTGTTGTTAATGAGGCCGTCGTGGAAGTACCTGTATGCCTTCTTCTGGCGAGCCTCGACCTTCTGCTTGTATGTCTGGAACTGGGTCTGGTCCAAGGTAGCGAACAGGTACTTGGGGTGGATACCGATCGCTTGTGCACCCTTTTGACCGAAACCGAAGGATGTGACCGAGAAGGCCTTGATGCCATCAGTCTGGATGCTTTGGCTTGGGTAGACAATGTAGTCAAACTTCTCCATGACCTTGTCGACGTTGTCGGCGTTCCTGTTACCAGGCACGAGACCCGTGTTGAGCACCTGCAGACAGCCGTTGAACATCCATGCACCAGCAGCACCTTTGGGGTGACCAGTCAAGTACTTCTGGAAGATACCGAGCAGGGCGTTGCCCTTCTTGCGACCGAGATGCTTCATCTGCTGGCAGATGACATCGGACTCGTTCTTGTCGTTGGCGACGGTCGAGGTACCGTGGAACGAGGCGACATCGAGATCATCGATGGTCAAGCCCCAAGTGGCAAGTGCACCTCGAAGTGGCGCAATGCGAGAGTCTTGCTTCCAGAAGTTGTTGCCCAGCTGTCGCAGAGCATCCTTCTCCTGTCGTCGGGCCTCGCGTTCGATGTGGCCTGCGCGGTCTGCCATGTATTCAGACTCGCTGAACTCCTCGGTACTCTGTTGCTTCATGGCCGCGACCTCTTCCTGCAAGTACATGAGCTCAGACTCTTGCCAGTTCTTGATCGCCTTGCGGCGAAGGTCCATCTGTCGCTTCCTGTACTTGATGTCAAGGAGTGGCGATGGGAACTTGCTTGGCTGCTCACGGGCAGTGGTCAAGACACCCTGACCAGGAGCTGGCACGGAACGACCAATCTTGTCAGTGGCTGTAGCAGTGAAGCCAAGCACACCGTAGATGGGCACACCCATATCAAGAGCGAGCTGAGCATCCATGATGACTTGCATACCGCAACCCTGCGACTCCATGAAGCCGTTTCGGGTGGTGGTGGTAGGACGCGACATCTCCTGTGGTGTGCGGCCGCGAGCCATTTCGTCCTTGGCATTGCTGGTGGCGCCCATGTTGGCGAATTCGTACGAGCCTTCTTCCTGAAAGTCATCGAAACCACCGACGAAGCACATGCGGGCCTTGCCTTCCACAATGCAGTCGTATCCAATGTCAATGGACTCAACAGCAGTTGCGCAAGCACCAACAGGTGTGCGGATTGGACCGGTGGATGAGATGAGCAACATGTTGATCCAGGCACTCATAGTGTTGATGAAGGACTCCTGCAGAATGTCTTTCTGCAGAGGCTTGTCAAGGAAGCGGTCCTTATACATTCCACGTAAAGCGGTAGTACCGCCAATACCGGAACCTATGCAGTTACCGACTTCCGAGATGTGCACATACTTGTAGAACTCGTATGGATCAGTGATACCAGATGCCAACAGACACTCAGCAGTGGACACCAGGACGTAAAGGGTGACAGGGTCGACTTGGGAGATGATGTCGTCTGGAACACCGTACCGCTTGGCGTCCCATCCGGTGGGAATTTGACCAGCGACCAGGCGGTCGAATCGAAGGGCCTTGGGGATGAGAAGAGTGGCGCCCTTCTTCAGACGGACCTGGTACTCGCCAGATTCGAGCTCGAAGGTCTCGACCTTCTCGCCGTGCTCGCGCTTGAACTCGGCAGCGGTCTCCTTGGACGACTCGAACGGATCAAGGTCCTCCTCGATCTGAATCTCCTGCATAAGTTGCTTCTTGTTCGGGTCGTAGCCATTGAACAGCTCCGGCTCAATAAGGCGGATACCAGCATGGTCGAGGATGTGCTTCTCGTACTTAGCCTTGATGTCCTTGTCATCGACAGGCTCACCAGACTTCGCATCAACCCAGCCGGAGTAGCTCTTGCCCTTGAGGGGACCGTTGTGGTTCTTGATGAGACCCATGATCCAGGCCATTTCGACACAGCCCTCAAGCGAGAACTGGCCATATGCTTCCATCTCCCATCGAGTTCTGGAGTTACCCCAAGGACCAACCTCAGAGAAACCAGTGACCACAACGACCTTCTCAAGATCAACCATGCCCTTGAGGTCGGCGTTGAGTGGCTCAACTTCCGACTTCCAGTCTGGGAGCTTGGGGAAGTCAAATTTGAGGTTGGCACGCTTGTCGACCTTGACAGTCTTGTAGAATGCCTCGCTGTCCTCACCGTTGATGATCTTGTTCTCAACAGAAGTCTCGCGAGTGACAGCGCGGCGGATCTCAGCAGTTTCTGTGATCTCCTTGCGCAGGCGAGTCATCAGATCCTTGAGATTTGGCAAGAACTGGAGACCACCGTTCAGATCAGCAAAGACGGGCTCCTGCTGGCAGAGGTTGACGATTGAGGGTGACATCAGACCGAGCAAGTTGAAAGCCATCTCTTGCTGCGAGAAAGTGCGGACACCGTACTTCTCGACACCTTGGGCGACAATGTTGTTGCCACCCATGAGACCAGTGCCACGAGTCCAACCAATAACGGCACCACAGATGGTGAGGAAGTTACCCCAGCTCTCAGAGTACCATCTGTTGAACAGTGTTTCAAGCGCCAGCTTCGATTCCGAGTACAGACCATCGTTCCCGAAGGTACCGTGGTTTGGCGAGAGTGGGAGGATGACCTGCGCTGGACGAGTCTCGAAGCCGCGAGTAGCCTTCTGAGCCTTGACCGCACCAAGCATGCGCAACAGATTGGTGAGCATGATGCGATGGGCGAGCTCAGACTTGCTGTCGATGCTGTCGATCTCACGACCATTCTCTGGGATAGCAGCGAACGGCACGATGAAGTCGAGGTCCCAGCCGAGGCCCTTCTTCTCGTCGTAAATGTAGTCGACAAGGGCGTTGACATCCTGCAAGCTTCCCTGGTTGAAAGGAACGACCACAAGCTGCGACCCACGAGCGCCATAGCGAGCGTACATGGCTTGGTAGTACTCGGTGACCTCGCGCGAGAAGCGAGATGTGGTGACAATCACCTTGGCGCCACCGCTGACTAGACCTTGAAGGACATCGGCACCAATGGACCCAGCACCAGCACCAGTCATCAGAACGTGCTTGCCCTGGTATGTGACACCGCCGCTCGCTGCCTTCTCGAGGCCATCAAGATACACGCTCGTGAGCTTCTTGCTGTATTCCCAGCCGTGCTCTTCCTTGCGCTTCAAGTGCAAGAATGGTACAGTCTCGACCTTGCCGGACTTGACAGCCCCGTTGACACGCCCGTTGCGACCGGCCTTCTTGATGTGGCCGTTCGCCTTACCATTCTCGGTGGGCATGATCTGGCCTTCATTCATCGAGAGCGATCGGACGATGTTGCTGTAGAGCGACTTGATCTCGAGCTG
Encoded here:
- a CDS encoding Fatty acid synthase subunit alpha encodes the protein MRPEVEQDLAHTLLVELLAYQFASPVRWIETQDVILGEKTTERIVEVGPADTLGGMAKRTLAAKYEAYDAARSVQRQILCYNKDAKDIYYDVDPVEDEPAPAAAPSAGNAAPAAAASAASSSAPAPAAAAPPAAAAAASSGPAAAVADAPVGAVDILRALVAQKLKKPLADIPLSKAIKDLVGGKSTLQNEILGDLGKEFGSTPEKPEDTPLDELGASMQATFNGQLGKQSSSLIARMVSSKMPGGFNITAVRKHLETKWGLGTGRQDGVLLLALTSEPASRLGSENDAKSWLDDTAQKYAANAGISLSTGPAAGEGGAAGGGMMMDPAAIDALTKDQRALFKQQLELFARYLKMDLRAGDKAAIATKRNEAALQAQLDLWNTEHGEFYAAGIEPSFSPLKARVYDSSWNWARQDALTMYYDIIFGRLKAVDREIVSRCILIMNRSNPSLLEFMQYHIDHCPTERGETYELAKELGQQLIENCRDVLGEAPVYKDVAMPTAPHLTISPRGDMDYEEQPRASVRKLEHYVREMAEGGKISEYGNRTKVQNDLQRVYKLIRQQHKLSKSSQLEIKSLYSNIVRSLSMNEGQIMPTENGKANGHIKKAGRNGRVNGAVKSGKVETVPFLHLKRKEEHGWEYSKKLTSVYLDGLEKAASGGVTYQGKHVLMTGAGAGSIGADVLQGLVSGGAKVIVTTSRFSREVTEYYQAMYARYGARGSQLVVVPFNQGSLQDVNALVDYIYDEKKGLGWDLDFIVPFAAIPENGREIDSIDSKSELAHRIMLTNLLRMLGAVKAQKATRGFETRPAQVILPLSPNHGTFGNDGLYSESKLALETLFNRWYSESWGNFLTICGAVIGWTRGTGLMGGNNIVAQGVEKYGVRTFSQQEMAFNLLGLMSPSIVNLCQQEPVFADLNGGLQFLPNLKDLMTRLRKEITETAEIRRAVTRETSVENKIINGEDSEAFYKTVKVDKRANLKFDFPKLPDWKSEVEPLNADLKGMVDLEKVVVVTGFSEVGPWGNSRTRWEMEAYGQFSLEGCVEMAWIMGLIKNHNGPLKGKSYSGWVDAKSGEPVDDKDIKAKYEKHILDHAGIRLIEPELFNGYDPNKKQLMQEIQIEEDLDPFESSKETAAEFKREHGEKVETFELESGEYQVRLKKGATLLIPKALRFDRLVAGQIPTGWDAKRYGVPDDIISQVDPVTLYVLVSTAECLLASGITDPYEFYKYVHISEVGNCIGSGIGGTTALRGMYKDRFLDKPLQKDILQESFINTMSAWINMLLISSTGPIRTPVGACATAVESIDIGYDCIVEGKARMCFVGGFDDFQEEGSYEFANMGATSNAKDEMARGRTPQEMSRPTTTTRNGFMESQGCGMQVIMDAQLALDMGVPIYGVLGFTATATDKIGRSVPAPGQGVLTTAREQPSKFPSPLLDIKYRKRQMDLRRKAIKNWQESELMYLQEEVAAMKQQSTEEFSESEYMADRAGHIEREARRQEKDALRQLGNNFWKQDSRIAPLRGALATWGLTIDDLDVASFHGTSTVANDKNESDVICQQMKHLGRKKGNALLGIFQKYLTGHPKGAAGAWMFNGCLQVLNTGLVPGNRNADNVDKVMEKFDYIVYPSQSIQTDGIKAFSVTSFGFGQKGAQAIGIHPKYLFATLDQTQFQTYKQKVEARQKKAYRYFHDGLINNTMFRAKSKSPYEDAQQSQVFLNPDARVSADKKSAEFTYPKKSPVKPTDKNTTEMVETLMKVNASANSNPGVDIESIDAIDITNDTFIERNFTPAEIAYCRKASSPQASFVGRWSAKEAIFKSLKVASQGAGQPMKEIEIVADESGAPQVTLHGQAKEAASKAGVKSTTVSISHSDAQVIAVAISAF